In the genome of Phycisphaerales bacterium, one region contains:
- the argH gene encoding argininosuccinate lyase: MSTPTRLWDKGGDLDALVHRFTVGDDPVWDLHLLHWDCVGSAAHARTLHAAGLLADAECDALLAALADIDRAALVGSFPIPPEQEDCHTAIEVALTERCGEAGRKIHTGRSRNDQVAAAMRLYLRHATAEWLRGLAELADELAARLSADGAVPMPGYTHLQPAMPSSVGQWLHAHLESVLEQGRAAVELLGRLDSCPLGTGAGFGVGLPLDRALTARLLGFSRPQRSPIDVQNSRGRLEKYFVRVGSDIAAALARLAADLILFNTAEFGFVTLPEALTTGSSIMPQKRNPDVLELLRARAARSGARAVELEWISAKLTSSYHRDLQLTKEPALRTAVEVRESLAVAARTLAGVRFERAALAAALRPELYATQAAYGLVQQGVPFREAYRRVAEEVRRGTFDAAPWRATAEAAARVAPADGVALQDEVQELRAAAVGAEQQAAVPAAIFRRSAELEELPGHA, from the coding sequence ATGAGCACACCGACCCGGCTCTGGGACAAGGGTGGCGATCTGGATGCGCTCGTGCATCGTTTCACCGTCGGAGACGATCCGGTCTGGGATCTGCATCTGCTGCACTGGGACTGCGTCGGCTCGGCAGCGCACGCGCGCACCTTGCACGCCGCAGGTCTGCTGGCGGATGCCGAGTGTGATGCGCTGCTGGCGGCGCTGGCTGACATCGACCGTGCTGCGCTGGTGGGCAGCTTTCCGATTCCGCCAGAGCAGGAGGACTGCCATACGGCGATCGAGGTTGCGCTGACGGAACGATGTGGGGAGGCCGGTCGGAAGATTCATACCGGCCGTTCACGCAACGACCAGGTTGCGGCGGCGATGCGCCTGTATCTGCGGCATGCGACGGCCGAGTGGCTGCGGGGGTTGGCGGAATTGGCCGACGAGCTCGCAGCGCGACTGTCTGCGGACGGCGCGGTTCCGATGCCGGGCTATACCCACCTGCAGCCCGCGATGCCCTCCAGCGTGGGCCAATGGCTGCACGCCCACCTGGAGTCTGTGCTGGAGCAAGGCCGCGCTGCGGTCGAACTGCTCGGTCGCTTGGACAGTTGCCCGCTCGGCACGGGCGCCGGGTTTGGCGTCGGCTTGCCATTGGATCGGGCGCTGACGGCCCGTTTGCTCGGGTTCTCACGTCCGCAGCGCAGCCCGATCGATGTGCAGAACAGCCGCGGACGGCTGGAGAAGTACTTTGTACGAGTCGGGAGCGACATTGCCGCGGCACTCGCGCGACTGGCGGCTGACCTGATCTTGTTCAATACGGCGGAATTCGGCTTTGTGACATTGCCGGAGGCACTCACGACGGGCTCGTCGATCATGCCGCAGAAACGGAATCCGGACGTGCTGGAACTGCTGCGGGCGCGCGCGGCGCGGAGTGGGGCGCGGGCGGTTGAACTGGAATGGATTTCAGCGAAGCTCACCTCGAGCTACCACCGTGACCTCCAGCTTACCAAGGAGCCGGCGCTGCGGACGGCGGTCGAGGTGCGTGAATCGCTGGCGGTGGCCGCGCGCACCCTTGCCGGCGTGCGGTTCGAGCGTGCGGCACTCGCGGCGGCACTGCGGCCGGAACTGTACGCGACGCAGGCGGCCTACGGGCTGGTGCAGCAGGGTGTTCCGTTCCGCGAGGCATACCGGCGGGTGGCGGAGGAAGTGCGCCGCGGGACTTTTGATGCAGCGCCGTGGCGAGCGACTGCCGAGGCGGCCGCCCGGGTAGCGCCGGCCGATGGGGTGGCGCTACAGGACGAAGTCCAGGAACTGCGTGCGGCGGCGGTGGGGGCGGAACAGCAGGCGGCGGTACCGGCAGCGATCTTTCGGCGCAGTGCGGAGTTGGAGGAGTTGCCCGGCCACGCATAA
- a CDS encoding M20/M25/M40 family metallo-hydrolase produces the protein MIARLVRYVAIRSLSRAEDALADAICADLAAEGLRAERRGNNVWCAVGDAPRPRLLLNSHLDTVPPGAGWRHDPWEPQLEGGRLSGLGANDAKGCVVALLEAFLALYRALRAGAALGGTVVLALTAEEETSGAGLGTIRDALAPLDAALVGEPTALLPLTAQRGLLILRCVARGTTAHPANTEPAAADNAIVHAVEDVQRLRTFDWGPTHPLLGRCHGHVTMLQGGVARNVIPDECEFFLDIRTTPAESHQALTTRLRAALRSAVHVHSERLGPVETPAAADIVQAACAALPGVRPAGSPAMSDMVFLPDVPAVKIGPGDTRRSHTPNEYLTVDELTAGAAAYERIARAYFARTGSAGPALRATPGAVA, from the coding sequence ATGATCGCGCGACTCGTCCGCTACGTCGCGATTCGCAGCTTGTCGCGCGCCGAGGACGCGCTGGCGGATGCGATCTGCGCCGACCTGGCGGCCGAGGGCCTGCGCGCGGAGCGGCGTGGCAATAATGTGTGGTGTGCGGTCGGCGATGCTCCGCGGCCGCGGCTGCTGTTGAATTCGCACCTCGATACGGTGCCGCCGGGCGCAGGTTGGCGACATGATCCGTGGGAGCCACAGCTCGAGGGCGGGCGGCTGAGCGGCTTGGGTGCGAACGATGCGAAGGGTTGTGTCGTGGCCCTGCTGGAGGCGTTTCTGGCGCTGTACCGGGCGTTGCGGGCCGGTGCTGCGCTGGGCGGCACGGTCGTCCTCGCGCTGACCGCGGAGGAGGAAACCAGCGGCGCGGGGCTCGGCACGATTCGGGACGCCCTCGCTCCGCTGGATGCAGCGCTGGTGGGGGAGCCGACCGCGCTGCTGCCGCTGACTGCGCAGCGCGGGCTCCTGATACTGCGGTGCGTGGCGCGCGGCACGACGGCTCATCCGGCCAACACGGAGCCGGCGGCGGCCGACAATGCGATTGTGCACGCGGTCGAAGATGTGCAGCGGTTACGTACTTTCGATTGGGGTCCGACGCATCCGTTGCTGGGACGGTGCCATGGGCACGTGACCATGCTGCAAGGGGGCGTAGCACGCAACGTGATACCGGACGAGTGCGAGTTCTTCCTCGACATTCGTACAACGCCTGCGGAGAGCCACCAGGCGCTGACTACACGGTTGCGCGCCGCGCTGCGCAGCGCGGTGCATGTGCATAGTGAACGGCTCGGGCCGGTCGAGACGCCGGCGGCGGCCGACATTGTGCAGGCCGCCTGTGCTGCTCTGCCCGGCGTCCGCCCGGCCGGCAGCCCGGCGATGAGCGACATGGTCTTCCTCCCGGACGTGCCGGCCGTCAAGATCGGTCCCGGTGACACGCGGCGGTCCCATACGCCGAACGAGTATCTCACCGTGGACGAGCTGACGGCCGGGGCCGCGGCCTACGAGCGCATTGCGCGGGCTTACTTCGCACGGACCGGCAGCGCGGGCCCGGCGCTGCGCGCAACACCAGGAGCAGTGGCATGA
- the argB gene encoding acetylglutamate kinase, with product MHLQSNLKALRTAVPYIQAYRGRVFIVKLGGQLCDPGRHLDNIIDQLVLLHRLGIKLVVVHGGGEQASALGLRLGLQPNLFGGRRITDGQTLEVVKMAFAGTINTNLIAAFRRAEVPAIGISGIDGGLLIATKRPVQRASDPATGETREVDFGFVGDLVSVSVDILRHLLAGDCVPVVCSLAADEEGQILNVNADTIASRLAAAIGAAKYFLLTNVDGVMRDPRDASTLQSYLDVDELNQLVESGAISGGMLPKLAACMDALRGGVPRVHIINGTTPDALLSEVFTNEGCGTLIVAQRTANGGAPVTGTTAP from the coding sequence ATGCATCTGCAAAGCAATTTGAAAGCACTGCGTACGGCGGTTCCGTACATTCAGGCGTACCGGGGGCGCGTGTTCATCGTGAAACTCGGTGGGCAACTGTGCGACCCCGGCCGGCACCTCGATAACATCATCGACCAGCTCGTGCTGCTGCACCGGTTGGGGATCAAGCTGGTGGTCGTGCATGGCGGCGGGGAACAGGCGTCGGCCCTCGGCCTGCGTCTGGGTTTACAGCCGAACCTTTTCGGCGGACGGCGCATCACGGATGGCCAGACGCTCGAAGTGGTGAAAATGGCGTTCGCCGGCACGATCAACACGAACCTGATCGCCGCGTTTCGCCGGGCGGAAGTGCCGGCGATCGGTATCAGCGGGATCGACGGCGGGCTGCTCATTGCGACGAAGCGCCCGGTGCAGCGAGCATCGGATCCGGCCACTGGCGAGACGCGCGAAGTCGACTTTGGTTTCGTGGGAGACCTCGTAAGCGTGTCGGTGGACATCCTCCGGCATCTGCTGGCGGGGGACTGCGTACCGGTGGTGTGCTCGCTGGCAGCGGACGAGGAAGGGCAGATCCTGAATGTGAACGCGGACACAATCGCCTCGCGCCTCGCGGCGGCGATCGGTGCGGCCAAGTACTTCCTGTTGACGAACGTGGACGGAGTCATGCGCGATCCGCGCGATGCGAGCACGTTGCAATCGTACCTGGATGTGGACGAGTTGAACCAGCTCGTCGAATCCGGCGCCATCAGCGGCGGTATGCTGCCGAAGCTGGCGGCCTGCATGGATGCACTGCGTGGCGGGGTTCCGCGTGTGCATATTATTAACGGCACCACTCCCGATGCGCTGCTGAGCGAGGTGTTTACCAACGAGGGCTGTGGCACACTGATCGTGGCGCAGCGTACGGCCAACGGCGGTGCGCCGGTGACGGGGACAACCGCCCCATGA
- a CDS encoding N-acetylornithine carbamoyltransferase produces the protein MMRHWLSFQDYTPGELAELIALAQRFKAGKAGSAAERIRRRILVMVFFNPSLRTRTSFEAAMLRFGGHAICLSVGGDTWKLEHRDGVVMDGDAAEHLREAVPVLCRYGDLLAVRTFAALEDAAADATEPVLRGFGRYASVPVINMESAIEHPCQGLADWLTMAEKLGATTGRKFTLTWAPQKKGLPRAVPHSAVLAAAAAGMEVTIAHPPGYELDEGVLAQARAWCAAAGTGLKITSEQPAATRSADIVYVKSWGAAQFYGDVAAQTESFRAHADWQVGTEHLGARSYLMHCLPVRRNVVIRAAALDDPRCIVVDQAENRMWAQAAILSHLLPGEPDEPVPATS, from the coding sequence ATGATGCGACACTGGCTGAGTTTTCAAGACTACACCCCCGGTGAACTTGCTGAGTTGATTGCGCTCGCGCAGCGCTTCAAAGCAGGCAAGGCGGGTTCCGCGGCGGAGCGAATTCGGCGCCGTATTCTCGTGATGGTGTTCTTCAACCCATCATTACGGACGCGGACGAGCTTCGAGGCGGCGATGTTGCGGTTCGGCGGGCATGCCATCTGCCTTAGCGTCGGCGGTGATACGTGGAAGCTGGAACATCGTGACGGCGTGGTGATGGACGGTGACGCGGCCGAGCACCTGCGCGAGGCGGTACCGGTGCTGTGCCGCTATGGCGACCTCCTCGCCGTGCGGACCTTTGCGGCGCTGGAGGATGCAGCGGCGGATGCAACCGAGCCGGTACTGCGGGGCTTCGGCCGGTATGCCTCGGTTCCGGTGATCAACATGGAGTCTGCGATCGAGCATCCGTGCCAGGGGCTTGCAGACTGGTTGACGATGGCGGAAAAGCTTGGGGCGACGACCGGCCGGAAATTCACGCTGACCTGGGCGCCGCAGAAGAAGGGGCTGCCGCGGGCGGTGCCGCATTCGGCGGTGCTGGCGGCGGCCGCGGCGGGGATGGAGGTGACGATTGCCCACCCGCCGGGTTACGAACTGGATGAGGGCGTGCTGGCGCAGGCCCGGGCCTGGTGTGCGGCGGCCGGGACCGGCCTGAAAATCACGTCTGAGCAACCCGCAGCGACACGCAGTGCGGACATCGTGTACGTGAAGAGCTGGGGTGCGGCGCAGTTCTACGGCGATGTGGCGGCCCAGACCGAGAGTTTTCGAGCCCATGCGGATTGGCAGGTAGGCACGGAGCACCTTGGAGCGCGGTCGTACCTGATGCATTGCCTGCCGGTGCGACGGAACGTGGTGATTCGGGCTGCGGCGCTGGATGATCCGCGCTGCATCGTGGTCGACCAGGCCGAAAATCGCATGTGGGCGCAAGCGGCGATCCTGAGCCACCTGCTGCCTGGAGAGCCGGACGAACCGGTTCCGGCAACCTCATAA
- the argC gene encoding N-acetyl-gamma-glutamyl-phosphate reductase, with protein MSAAIRVAILGATGYGAGELLRLLAQHPSAEVVALTTTSQAGARVGDVHPHLRGFYDHLRLERELDLARLRGRGSAIVFSALPHGASATALEGLLSIAEAERTVEGELRVIDLSGDFRLQDEDLHTAHYPESPWLAARRAQFTYGLPELFRPAVRNARHIANPGCLASGAILAVAPLAADLRGPLALDAKTGSSGSGRQLRETTHHPTRHADFRAYKVLAHQHEPEIRQALGDARGTRVETSFVAQSLPVSRGIFVTAHATLAAPTTTAELRARYTDFYAESPFVRVVTDSPTLQDVVGSNFCDVSVTARGRQVVALAALDNLVKGMAGVAVQNMNLLCGLSECTGLWSAALRPV; from the coding sequence GTGAGTGCGGCGATTCGCGTCGCGATTCTTGGCGCGACCGGGTACGGCGCGGGGGAATTGCTGCGTTTGCTGGCGCAGCATCCGTCGGCCGAGGTCGTGGCGCTGACGACCACGTCGCAGGCGGGCGCGCGGGTCGGTGATGTGCATCCGCATTTGCGGGGGTTCTACGACCATCTGCGACTGGAGCGCGAGCTGGACCTGGCGCGGCTGCGCGGGCGCGGGTCGGCGATCGTCTTTTCCGCACTGCCTCATGGGGCGAGTGCCACGGCGCTGGAGGGTCTGCTCAGTATTGCGGAGGCGGAGCGGACAGTAGAAGGCGAATTGCGGGTGATCGACCTCTCGGGTGACTTCCGCCTGCAGGATGAGGATCTGCACACTGCGCATTATCCGGAATCGCCGTGGCTGGCTGCGCGCCGGGCACAGTTCACCTATGGTCTGCCGGAACTGTTCCGCCCGGCCGTTCGGAACGCGCGGCACATCGCGAATCCCGGTTGCCTTGCATCCGGGGCGATACTCGCTGTCGCCCCGCTGGCGGCAGACCTGCGCGGTCCCTTGGCGCTGGATGCCAAGACCGGCTCTTCGGGCTCCGGGCGGCAGCTCCGCGAGACCACACACCACCCAACCCGGCACGCCGACTTCCGGGCGTACAAAGTGCTGGCACACCAGCATGAACCGGAGATCCGGCAGGCGCTGGGGGATGCGCGTGGCACGCGGGTGGAGACCAGTTTCGTGGCACAGAGTCTGCCGGTCTCGCGTGGAATCTTTGTCACAGCGCACGCGACCCTGGCGGCACCGACCACAACGGCCGAACTCCGGGCGCGCTATACGGACTTCTACGCGGAAAGCCCCTTCGTGCGGGTCGTCACGGATTCACCCACCCTGCAAGACGTGGTCGGTTCGAACTTCTGCGACGTCAGCGTGACCGCGCGCGGCCGGCAGGTTGTTGCGCTGGCGGCGCTCGACAACCTCGTCAAAGGCATGGCGGGCGTTGCCGTGCAGAACATGAACCTGCTGTGCGGCCTGTCCGAGTGCACGGGGCTATGGAGTGCGGCGCTGCGGCCGGTGTAG
- the argG gene encoding argininosuccinate synthase, which produces MPSKVVLAFSGGLDTSYCAVWLREQGYEVHTVTVLTDPPDTDASAELTARAQALGVASHTNIDARRELFDDYLRYLIFANALRGEVYPLCVSAERMAQARRTALHAVALGAQALSHGSTGAGNDQVRFDVAFRIFAPQLEILTPIRDQALSREQETAYLERHGVPVPRKTTTYSINRGLWGVTIGGAETHRSDGVLPEEAYILTAGLAQRPSSAETLELTFERGVPTALDGAPLDPVRLIAALDARAGRHGVGRGMHVGDTILGIKGRVAFEAPAALVLVQAHRELEKLVQSRQQMQWKRTLGDVYSGGLHEARFFDPLMRDIEAFLRSSQQRVTGVVRVQLFQGQATVLGATSPHALLGRQATYGEGTRLWTGAEAAAFAKLYGLGDWLAAQAAPGQEGAADAHLG; this is translated from the coding sequence ATGCCCTCCAAAGTCGTGCTGGCTTTCTCTGGCGGTCTGGATACGAGCTACTGCGCCGTCTGGTTACGGGAGCAGGGCTACGAGGTCCACACGGTCACCGTGCTGACGGACCCCCCCGACACGGATGCCAGCGCGGAGTTGACCGCACGCGCGCAGGCGCTGGGAGTCGCGAGTCACACGAACATCGACGCGCGGCGAGAGTTGTTCGACGACTATCTGCGGTACCTGATCTTCGCGAACGCGCTTCGCGGCGAGGTGTATCCGCTCTGCGTTTCGGCGGAGCGCATGGCCCAGGCGCGGCGAACCGCGCTGCACGCTGTCGCGCTAGGGGCCCAGGCCCTGTCGCACGGCTCGACCGGCGCCGGAAACGACCAGGTGCGATTTGATGTCGCGTTTCGCATTTTTGCGCCGCAACTGGAGATTCTGACGCCCATTCGCGACCAGGCGCTTTCCCGTGAGCAGGAGACCGCCTATCTCGAGCGGCACGGCGTCCCGGTACCACGCAAGACCACTACGTACTCGATTAACCGCGGGCTCTGGGGTGTGACGATCGGCGGTGCCGAGACCCACCGCAGCGACGGCGTCCTGCCCGAAGAGGCCTACATCCTTACGGCCGGGCTGGCGCAGCGGCCGAGCAGTGCGGAAACGTTGGAGCTGACGTTTGAGCGGGGGGTGCCGACAGCGCTCGACGGTGCCCCGCTCGACCCGGTGCGCTTGATCGCCGCACTGGACGCGCGGGCGGGGCGGCATGGAGTCGGCCGGGGTATGCATGTCGGTGACACGATTCTCGGGATCAAGGGGCGGGTCGCGTTCGAAGCGCCCGCGGCGCTGGTCCTCGTGCAGGCGCACCGCGAGTTGGAGAAGCTGGTGCAGTCGCGCCAGCAAATGCAGTGGAAACGCACGCTGGGTGATGTCTACAGCGGTGGGCTGCACGAAGCGCGCTTCTTTGACCCGTTGATGCGGGACATCGAAGCGTTCCTGCGGTCCTCTCAGCAGCGCGTGACCGGCGTCGTGCGGGTGCAGCTTTTCCAGGGTCAGGCCACGGTTCTGGGAGCGACGAGCCCCCATGCGCTGCTCGGCCGGCAGGCGACCTACGGGGAGGGGACCCGGCTCTGGACCGGGGCGGAGGCGGCGGCATTTGCAAAGCTGTACGGGCTGGGTGACTGGCTCGCCGCACAGGCGGCGCCGGGGCAGGAAGGAGCCGCCGATGCGCATCTGGGTTGA
- a CDS encoding arginine repressor (regulates arginine biosynthesis when complexed with arginine by binding at site that overlap the promotors of the arginine biosynthesis genes), translating into MNEKRRRQAALLELLRERELSNQNEMVALLKKCGFPSTQASISRDVRELGLIKVDGHYIPTGALVGPQARPGSDGPANELITNVASAGANLVVVRTAVGAASAVAVDLDRRLTKDVVGTLAGDDTIFVAVRSRSAQGRVVSLLRRMVRPELGAATS; encoded by the coding sequence ATGAATGAGAAGCGCCGGAGACAAGCTGCCCTGCTCGAACTGCTGCGCGAGCGTGAGCTGTCCAACCAGAACGAAATGGTGGCGCTGCTGAAAAAGTGCGGATTTCCATCTACTCAGGCCAGTATCAGCCGCGATGTGCGTGAGCTTGGGCTGATCAAGGTTGACGGACACTACATTCCGACCGGGGCCCTGGTGGGGCCGCAGGCGCGGCCCGGCAGTGATGGGCCTGCGAATGAATTAATCACCAACGTGGCCTCGGCCGGCGCTAACCTGGTTGTAGTGCGCACGGCCGTAGGGGCGGCCAGCGCCGTCGCGGTGGATCTCGACCGCCGCCTGACGAAGGATGTGGTCGGCACACTCGCGGGTGACGACACGATTTTTGTTGCGGTCCGCAGCCGCAGCGCCCAGGGCCGCGTGGTTTCCCTCCTGCGTCGCATGGTGCGGCCGGAGTTGGGCGCGGCGACCTCCTGA
- the feoB gene encoding ferrous iron transport protein B, whose product MGNPNTGKSALFNALTGFRRHVANYPGVTVDVGRGPVRGTQTPIELLDLPGAYSLAAVSPDEQILCDALHGRMGAGPPAAILVVVDATNLMRNLYLVSQVLELGLPVVVALNMMDIAQRRGLRIDTALLSKRLGVPVVPVTATRDETVAPLVVALDAVLHQVPPRNRPSLPEPLSAQAVWLSEHGGIELGPAEALRVLVDGDGHAERAFLARHGQAAALTAARHRLAALNVLPGPAEVRARYAWVAQVLDGVIERMLPNARTWTNHLDAVLTHRFGGALILLALLYGLFHAIYTFADIPMEAIERFFGAVGVLVGSWLPEGFLQSLVVDGLIAGVGGVLVFLPQILILFLFIAMLEDCGYLSRAAFMVDRLMRPLGLSGRAFIPLLSSFACAIPAIMGTRAIGDRRERFITVLLAPFMSCSARLPVYVLLTSALVPKEMVAGGWLRLDALVLLGMYLVGVVVAVPLALVLRKLVFRGPAHGFLMELPSYKWPRLRTLWQRVYTAGRGFVLRAGSIILLVNLLVWTLGYFPRHTQTEAAVRGVAVAEGWDEDETDAALSGAFLRESYLGRMGRAIEPALAPLGWDWRIGVGVIASFPAREVIIATLGTVFNLGAEQDEEAVALRELLARVTWEDSDRPLFTLPVALSIMVFFALCAQCGATLVTMGRELRSFAWPVISFIGMTTIAYCAAWATAAGATALGW is encoded by the coding sequence GTGGGAAACCCGAACACGGGTAAGAGTGCGCTGTTTAATGCGCTGACCGGCTTTCGCCGGCACGTGGCGAACTATCCCGGGGTAACGGTCGACGTGGGGCGGGGCCCGGTACGGGGAACCCAAACACCGATTGAACTGCTCGACCTGCCCGGCGCGTACAGTCTGGCTGCGGTCTCACCGGATGAGCAGATTTTGTGCGATGCACTCCACGGACGCATGGGGGCCGGGCCACCTGCCGCAATACTCGTCGTCGTGGACGCCACCAACCTGATGCGCAACCTCTACCTGGTAAGCCAGGTGCTCGAGTTGGGGCTGCCGGTCGTCGTCGCCCTGAACATGATGGACATTGCGCAGCGACGGGGGCTGCGAATCGATACCGCCTTGCTGTCCAAGCGACTGGGAGTTCCGGTGGTGCCGGTCACGGCCACGCGGGACGAAACAGTTGCGCCGCTGGTTGTGGCGCTGGATGCGGTGTTGCACCAGGTGCCGCCGCGCAATCGGCCGTCGCTTCCCGAGCCGCTGAGCGCGCAGGCCGTCTGGCTGAGCGAACACGGCGGGATCGAACTGGGTCCGGCGGAAGCATTGCGAGTATTGGTGGATGGGGATGGGCACGCAGAACGGGCCTTTCTGGCGCGGCACGGACAAGCGGCGGCATTGACGGCTGCACGGCACCGGCTCGCAGCGCTGAACGTGTTGCCAGGACCAGCCGAGGTGCGGGCGCGGTATGCGTGGGTTGCGCAGGTGCTCGACGGTGTGATCGAGCGGATGCTGCCCAACGCGCGCACCTGGACGAACCATCTGGACGCCGTGCTCACACATCGGTTCGGTGGGGCGCTGATCCTCCTGGCGCTGCTCTATGGCTTGTTCCATGCGATCTACACGTTTGCGGATATTCCGATGGAGGCCATCGAACGATTTTTCGGAGCTGTGGGTGTGCTGGTGGGCAGTTGGTTGCCGGAGGGTTTCCTGCAAAGTCTTGTGGTAGATGGGTTGATTGCCGGTGTCGGGGGGGTCCTCGTCTTTCTGCCGCAGATCCTGATCCTGTTCCTGTTCATCGCCATGCTGGAGGATTGCGGCTACCTGTCGCGCGCGGCCTTCATGGTGGACCGGCTGATGCGGCCGCTGGGCCTGAGCGGGCGGGCGTTCATTCCGCTGTTGTCGTCCTTTGCGTGTGCTATCCCCGCGATCATGGGAACGCGCGCCATCGGAGACCGGCGGGAACGCTTCATCACTGTGCTGCTGGCACCCTTCATGAGTTGTTCGGCACGGCTACCGGTCTATGTGCTTCTGACCAGCGCACTGGTGCCGAAGGAGATGGTGGCCGGTGGATGGCTACGGCTCGACGCGTTGGTGCTGCTGGGGATGTACCTGGTGGGTGTCGTCGTGGCGGTTCCCCTGGCGCTGGTGTTGCGCAAGCTCGTTTTTCGCGGCCCGGCGCATGGTTTCCTGATGGAGTTGCCGAGCTACAAGTGGCCGCGGTTGCGTACCCTGTGGCAGCGGGTGTACACCGCCGGGCGGGGCTTCGTGCTGCGCGCGGGCAGCATCATCCTGCTGGTCAACCTGCTCGTGTGGACGCTGGGTTATTTTCCCCGTCACACGCAGACGGAGGCGGCGGTGCGTGGAGTGGCGGTGGCTGAGGGGTGGGACGAAGACGAGACCGACGCAGCGCTGAGCGGCGCGTTTCTGCGGGAGAGCTACCTGGGACGCATGGGGCGGGCGATTGAGCCGGCCCTGGCGCCGCTGGGCTGGGATTGGCGCATCGGTGTCGGAGTGATCGCCTCGTTTCCGGCCCGGGAGGTGATCATTGCGACCTTGGGAACGGTGTTTAACCTGGGAGCGGAGCAGGACGAGGAAGCGGTGGCCCTGCGTGAACTGCTGGCGCGCGTGACGTGGGAGGACTCCGACCGCCCGCTGTTCACGCTGCCGGTTGCCCTTTCGATCATGGTATTCTTCGCGCTGTGCGCGCAATGCGGGGCAACGCTGGTGACGATGGGACGCGAGTTGCGTTCGTTCGCCTGGCCGGTGATCTCGTTCATCGGGATGACGACCATCGCGTACTGCGCCGCGTGGGCCACGGCGGCGGGAGCGACGGCATTGGGCTGGTAA
- a CDS encoding ferrous iron transport protein A, whose amino-acid sequence MPNRCSWWQHLHDVPSGELCMTLDSVPLGASFRIASIRSDDVLACRLMEMGLLEGAEVQVLRRAPLGDPLQVRVGDYELSLRSTEAALIDVSAAESRSPRMSSAA is encoded by the coding sequence ATGCCAAACAGGTGCTCATGGTGGCAGCACCTGCATGATGTGCCAAGCGGAGAGCTTTGCATGACGCTTGATTCCGTTCCTTTGGGCGCGAGTTTTCGGATCGCGAGTATTCGAAGCGACGATGTACTGGCCTGCCGTCTGATGGAGATGGGCTTGCTTGAAGGCGCGGAGGTGCAAGTGCTGCGGCGGGCTCCGTTGGGGGATCCGTTGCAGGTACGCGTGGGAGATTACGAGCTGTCACTACGCTCGACCGAGGCGGCACTGATCGATGTGTCCGCTGCGGAATCCCGGTCGCCGCGGATGTCCTCCGCCGCGTGA
- a CDS encoding RNA polymerase sigma factor yields MATKPCNRPAAETFYLWDEEAVSDAALDDLLRRAAVRDPDALAELVDRYSDRVFGLLFRLTGSRDLAEDLMQDTFLRLVRTIESYEHTGRFEAWLFRIAANLARDAGRMRRRRGVASSLGEAPPGAVPLHHAGRDAPADPGDVVVSQELGERLAARMAELSAMDREILLLRHYAELSFREIAEHLRIPLGTALARAHRALQRLRVVMNDE; encoded by the coding sequence GTGGCGACAAAACCATGCAATCGGCCGGCGGCTGAGACGTTCTACCTGTGGGATGAGGAAGCTGTGAGCGATGCGGCCTTGGACGACCTGCTCCGGCGCGCGGCAGTCCGGGATCCTGATGCGCTGGCCGAGTTGGTGGACCGTTACAGCGACCGCGTGTTTGGTCTGTTGTTTCGACTGACCGGGTCGCGCGATTTGGCCGAGGATTTGATGCAGGATACGTTCCTGCGGTTGGTTCGAACGATTGAGAGTTATGAGCACACCGGGCGTTTTGAAGCATGGTTGTTCAGGATCGCCGCCAACCTGGCGCGCGATGCGGGGCGGATGCGACGGCGGCGCGGAGTGGCGAGTTCGCTCGGCGAGGCCCCGCCGGGTGCGGTCCCGTTGCATCATGCCGGTCGGGACGCGCCGGCCGATCCTGGCGATGTGGTGGTGTCTCAGGAATTGGGAGAGCGGTTGGCGGCGCGGATGGCTGAACTTTCAGCAATGGATCGAGAAATCCTGCTGCTGAGGCATTATGCGGAGCTATCGTTCCGTGAGATTGCAGAGCACTTGAGGATTCCGCTGGGAACGGCGCTTGCGAGGGCGCATCGTGCTCTGCAGCGACTCAGGGTTGTGATGAATGATGAGTAA